One window from the genome of Anolis sagrei isolate rAnoSag1 chromosome 4, rAnoSag1.mat, whole genome shotgun sequence encodes:
- the PTGR3 gene encoding prostaglandin reductase 3: MSSALVRFWGAPRRQLLGAACRLIHPPSPGARRIVDMSYSRQFLDFQGSNIPASMKKVVVTKLSSDFREAATLHRDVPVPLPGDGDLLVRNRFVGINASDINFSAGRYLAEVKPPFDAGFEGIGEVVALGLSASSRFTVGQPVAYIKYGAFAEYIVVPAKEAIPVPSVKPEFLTLLVSGTTAYIGLKELGELSEGKKVLVTAAAGGTGQFAVQVAKKAKCHVIGTCSSDEKSGYLKSIGCDHPINYKTENVATVLKKNYPDGVDVVYESVGGKMFDLAVNALAIKGCVIIIGFISGYQSRTGLPSSPAENLPAKLLFKSASVHGFFLNHYFSEYKMAMKHLLTMYENGELVCEVDLGDMSPEGRFSGLESVFRAIDYMYQGKNVGKIVVELPHSVNSKL, encoded by the exons ATGAGCAGCGCCTTGGTGAGGTTTTGGGGAGCTCCTCGGCGGCAGCTCCTCGGCGCTGCTTGCCGCCTGATCCACCCTCCTTCGCCCGGCGCCAGGCGCATCGTGGACATGTCCTACTCGCGGCAGTTTCTGGATTTCCAGGGCTCCAACATCCCCGCCTCCATGAAGAAGGTGGTGGTCACCAAGCTGAGCTCCGACTTCCGTGAAGCCGCCACCCTCCACCGCGACGTCCCAGTGCCTCTCCCTGGAGACGGAGACCTCCTGGTCCGAAACAG aTTTGTGGGCATTAATGCATCTGATATTAACTTCTCAGCTGGCCGATATTTAGCCGAAGTTAAGCCCCCATTTGATGCAGGCTTTGAAGGAATTGGTGAAGTGGTTGCCCTGGGTCTAAGTGCAAGCTCTAGATTCACAGTGGGCCAACCAGTGGCTTACATAAAATATGGTGCCTTTGCTGAATATATCGTTGTGCCTGCTAAAGAAGCCATCCCAGTACCTTCTGTGAAGCCTGAATTTCTCACCCTTCTGGTAAGTGGAACTACAGCTTATATCGGTCTGAAGGAGCTTGGAGAGCTGTCCGAAGGGAAGAAAGTTCTGgtgacagcagcagcaggaggaacgGGTCAGTTTGCTGTGCAAGTTGCAAAGAAGGCAAAATGCCATGTAATAGGAACTTGCTCCAGTGATGAAAAATCAGGCTATTTGAAATCCATTGGCTGTGACCATCCTATCAACTATAAAACTGAAAATGTTGCTACTGTTCTTAAGAAGAACTACCCAGATGGTGTGGACGTAGTGTATGAATCTGTTGGTGGGAAGATGTTTGACTTGGCTGTCAATGCCTTGGCAATCAAAGGGTGTGTGATAATTATTGGGTTTATTTCTGGCTACCAAAGCCGTACTGGCCTTCCGTCTAGTCCGGCAGAGAACCTGCCAGCAAAACTGCTCTTTAAATCTGCCAGCGTCCATGGGTTCTTCTTAAATCATTACTTCTCTGAATACAAAATGGCAATGAAACACTTACTCACAATGTATGAAAATGGAGAGCTGGTTTGTGAGGTAGACTTAGGAGACATGTCTCCAGAGGGCAGGTTCTCCGGTTTAGAGTCAGTCTTCCGTGCTATAGATTATATGTATCAGGGAAAAAATGTTGGAAAAATTGTAGTAGAATTACCTCACTCTGTCAACAGTAAGCTGTGA